TAGACCCGTCCCCCTCTCCATCACCCTGTGGGTCAGATCGCCCTCTGGTGGGGTGGAGTAGTACCTCTCTAGGACCCCCCGTGGCCGAAAAACCCCGCTGGCACCTGGGACGACGGACACCCGCTCACCTGCTGCCCCTCGACGTCACAGGTAGGGCATGGTGTGGAAGGAGTGTgtgggggtagtgtgtgtgtagtgtgtaggtgtgtgtgtgtgtgtgtgtgtgtgtgtgtgtgtgtgtgtgtagtgtgataTAGCATTCTGATACTCACCCTCCAAACCGCCTCCTGGTTTTGGCAAACGCCATAGGAAGCTCGCCGTCACATGTACAGTTAATAACAGTAAGTACAGTTATTTTAACAGTAACGTTCCACCTTAGGGCAGTACATCGGAGAAGCGTGAGAGATTAGTACTCGGGCCAATGACGGTGCCTGTTTTAGCAGCACGTGTCCCGCATTGGACGGTGTCCATAATCGGTAGACAGCTCTGATGAAAACATTGTCGTTTGCATCACCGAGCAGTGCCCAACAAAGTATAAAATCAGATTGTTTGATGCTACCACCACCCCtccatccttttctctctctttttccatccTGCTATCATCCTCcctgcatctctctctgtttctctatggGTCTCACCCCTTGtcatatttctccctctctctccccctgctgtaGTGTATTTCTTCCTCTGTGTCTCTGAGTTAGACTAGCTTGGTAAGGTTAGCTGTGATAGACTAGCTTGGGAAGGTTAGCTGTGATAGACTAGCTTGGTAAGGTTAGCTGTGATAGACTAGCTTGGTAAGGTTAGCTGTGATAGACTAGCTTGGTAAGGTTAGCTGTGATATACTAGCTTGGTAAGGTTAGCTGTGATATACTAGCTTGGTAAGGTTAGCTGTGATATACTAGCTTGGTAAGGTTAGCTGTGATAGACTAGCTTGGTAAGGTTAGCAGTGATAGACTAGCTTGGTAAGGTTAGCTGTGTTGTATATATTAGGTAGGCATTAGGTGGGAACCTTATTCCCAGTGAGATACTTCTATATGTTTTACtgctgcactctctctctctctctctctctctctctctctctctctctctccctctctctctctctctctcctctctctctctctctctctctctctctctctctctctctctctctgtctctctgtttcccctctctctctctctctctctctctctctctctcactccctcactctttccctctctctttatccgtctctctctctctgccatcatCTCACCATTGCCATTGCCCTGACGACAGAACAGGTAGCTGTTGCCATGGCAACACACAgttcttccttccctccctcctctcctctactcctctctccaaAAAAAactgcagagagagggaaagagaagaaaATAGAGAGGGAATTAGAgccagagaaagagatggagggaaaacaaactgggatgctggtccatgttgactccaaagcttcccacagttgtgtcaagttggatgggtgtcctttgggtggtggaccatccttgatacacacaggaaactgttgagcgtgaaaaacccagcagcgttgcagttcttgacacaaaccggtgcgcctggcacgtactcccataccctgttcaaaggcacttcaatattttatttatttattattactaTACATTTTTTTGGTGATATCCAGTTGGTAGTtccagtcttgtcccatcgctgcacctcctgtacggactcgggaaacacgaccctgccaagctgcactgcttctggacacactgctcgcttaacctgaaGCCagacgcaccaatgtgtcggaggaaacaccgtacaactggcgaccgtgtcagcgtgcactgcgcccggcccgccacaggagtcgctagagcgtgattggacaaggacatcccggccggccaaaccctaccctaacccggatgacactggaccaattgtgcgccacctcatgggtcccccggtcgcggccggctgcaacacaaCCCGGGAGCGAACCTGGGagtgtagtgacgcctctagcactgatatgcagtgccttagactgctgcgccactcgggagtccctggcacttaaatcttttgtctgaatggcacacatacacaatctcaaTTGTCCCAAGGCTGGAAAatgcttctttaacctgtctcctccccttcatctacactgattgaagtggatttaacaagtgacatcaataagggatcatagctttcacctggattcacctggtcaatctgtcatggaaagagcaggtgttcttaaagttttgtacactcagtgtagaatgTAATGGCCCATTGGGcgcagacgtcaattcaacgtctactccacattggttcaacatcATTTAATTGAAAATGACGTGGAAAcgacattgattcaaccagtgtgtgcccagtggggagttACCCCAGGTCTTTTCTCAGGAGCTGTCTTTTATTATTAGTGTAGGCAAGCCCAGGAAAATGTTATTCTGATGAGTGAGTCTAACCAGTATGCTTCCTAATTATCAATGTGACAACCTTCAATCCTTTCTGTTTTTAGCCATGAATAACTCAatagtctctccccctctcctccttctctccctgggTAAAGTCCTGGGTGTAGACCTCCTCCAGGGCTCctgttccccctctctgtccctgggCTGCGGCGTCACCGGTCAGCCCCGGTCTCTGGAGCCCGTCTCAGACACCCCTGTCCAGCACCTTCCTCTGAGGAAGACCCACAGTGACCTGGACCCTAGCCTCAGCCTGCCCCAGTCCCCCCAGACCCCCCCTCCTAGCCTGGGCACCATGGAGCACACTGCTGCCCTCCTCTGCTCCAACTCCCCCTCTCAGTCATGGAACGGCCCTAAAGGCTCTACCTTCTCTCCTGGAGTCTGGAGTGAGGCCTATAGTTATAATTTAGCCCCCAATCCGCTAGGGAAGGGACCGGTGACCATGCCCAAAACGGTGGGGATGGTTGAGCGGGTAAGGGTGCAGGGTGAGGGGTTGATGTGCCCCTCTCAGACCAGTTTGGAACTCTCCGGGAGCTCGGGGTCGCAGTCTCACTCTAGTTCGTTCACGTCGATATCGGAGCCGTCCGGTCACAGGCACCCGGGCACCATCGTGATGATGATGGGGAGgtggagtgagacagagggagcgGCGGCTAGCCCCACGGGGGAACAGACGGGGTCAGAGACAGAGGGAGCGGCGGCTAGCCCCACGGGGGAACAGACGGGGTCAGAGACAGAGGGAGCGGCGGCTAGCCCCACGGGGGAACAGACGGGGTCAGAGACAGAGGGAGCGGCGGCTAGCGCCCACGGGGAACAGACGGggtcagagacagagggagtggcGGCTAGCCCCACGGGGGAACAGACGGggtcagagacagagggagtggcGGCTAGCCCCACGGGGGAACAGACGGGGTCAGAGACAGAGGGAGCGGCGGCTAGCCCCACGGGGGAACAGACGGGGTCAGACACAGAGGGAGTGGCGGCTAGCCCCACGGGGGAACAGACGGggtcagagacagagggagtggcGGCTAGCCCCACGGGGGAACAGACGggtcagagacagagggagtggcGGCTAGTTCCACGGGGAACAGACGGggtcagagacagagggagtggcGGCTAGCCCCACGGGGGGAACAGACggggtagagacagagggagggctaGCCCACGGGGAACAGACTGAGACAGAGGGAGCGGCTAGCCCCACGGGGAACAGACGGggtcagagacagagggagtggcGGCTAGCCCCACGGGGGAACAGACGGGGTCAGAGACAGAGGGAGCGGCGGCTAGCCCCACGGGGGAACAGACGGGGTCAGAGACAGAGGGAGCGGCGGCTAGCCCCACGGGGGAACAGACGGGGTCAGAAAGAGGGGTGGGacgaggagaaaggagggagaggtcGGCTCGTTCCATTGCTGCGGCCAACGCATTCAAGTTCCGCGAGCGCTCTCTCTCCACGCCGACAGACTCATTCTGCTCCACAGATAACATCAGTGGCGGGATGTACGGTGTCACTGGGGTAACAGGAGCTGGTAATGGGACGAACGGGGGTGTTCTGACAGAAATGCACAGCCACCACCATTATCAGCCCCGTGGCGAGAGGGGCGAGAGCTACGCCCTCCTGTACCCCAGCGGGAGCTCCGAGGACGGGAACGCCAGCATCGACAACGTCTCCGTAACCGACAGCAACTTCCTCCCGGACGGTCGCCTACGGTTACGCTCTCGCTCCATCTCGCTAAAGAAATCCAAACACAAACCCCCTCCGCCCGTCCGGAGCGTCTCGCTCATGAAGAATTTAGGGGACGCAGAGGGGCGCGTGCACGGCCGCGACAGGGGTCACTACCGGGACGGACGCCCCAAATCCCTCCACATCCCCCGGGAACACTTCCAGGACTTCCAGCCAGACTTCctcctaccttcctcctcctgccTCTCCAAGCATGATCTGGAGGAGCCCGAGCTGGGCTACGGCGGGATGGATGGGCCCCCTGGCCTGGAGGTCCAGGGACCCGACACCACAGAGCTGTCCTCCCAAGCCCACTGGCAGCTGGGGGAGTGGAAGTCTTCTGATCCCTACCAGTCATGGTCTGGATCTAGTACCGCCACAGGGACTACTGTCATAGACTGTATAAAGGTACGACTAGCCTATGCACTTAGGGCCACATACAGACTTGAGATAAATCAACATGGATTGAAGTTAAACGTTTTTCTAAAGTCCATGTTAAGTTAAGTTTAGTCTGAAAAGTGCCTTAAGTACTTCTACTTGTGTAAAGCCAAAGGGGTTTGTGTGTTGTATGTATTGTGTCATGCAGGGCTctctcttcctggagatctacagtCCAACCCCAACCTAACAGTCTGATTCGGCTAGTTAAGGTCTTGGTGAGATCTCCTGGAGGAGGGTTGGACAGCCCTCGTGTAATGTAGGATTTTTCCTGATGTATGACCAGGAAGATTATGTTTTTAACCATACATGACTAATAATCAATTGAATCTATTCTAATGTAATCTAATCCAAGGTTCGAGGCAGTTCAGATTCTCTCCTGGATTCCCCGTCTACCTCCCgagcctcctccccctccctcctctccatcgaGGCCGAGTCGACCAAAGCCTCCTCCCCCTTCAAACCACCAGGACTCATGTCCCCTTCCAGCGGCTACTCTagccaatcagagacacccacaCCCATCACCCCCTCCAATCAGGTCGCAGGAACACCAACAGGGCCCGCCTCCTCGTTTGGGTGCAAGATGCGCCCCAAAATCCCTGAGAGGAAGTCTTCGCTGCCGGCGACCTCGCCGCGTGACCCGGCCGCCCGGTCGAGGCTTTCCTTCGAGATGCCGGTTAACGCTCATCTGGACTTGTCCTCCATCAAACCGAAACAGAAGGCCAGCCGGCGTCATTCTGACACATCCACTGCAGCCAAGCCCGGTAAACTGAGTCCCGGCAGTCAATCAGCTCTCCCCGTGGTGACCACGAACGAGCTCCGGAACATCCGCCTGCGTTCCGTCTCCCGTACCGACCTGGAGGACTTCCCCGACGGAGCCTCTGATGACATCATCGAGGAGGAGCAGGGTCATGACCTTTCCCCCCCACCCGTCACCCCCGGTGTCAACCCCCTCGATCACCTCGTCGCCTCCAAACCCAAGCCTCCGGTCGCGGTGAAACCCCCGTTACCCAAACGGCCCCTCAACCTCCTCCTCaagtccccctcctcctcccccgtcACCTCAGACtccccccctgcctcccccatTGACCCCCCCCAGTCCATGCCCAACCCCAGCATTTACATGGTGGTAGGAAGGAAGCCCAAGCTGAAGAAAGCCCTCCCTCACACCCCCACCAGCCCTTGTGGACCCCTGGACCAACCCCCAACCTTCCCTCTCCATCACCCCCAGGGTCTCTACAAtctcccctccttcccccacATCCAATCCCTGTAcgacctccctcctctacccctgCCCCAGCCCCTGCTGGAGGACCCCGCCATGGAGCCGGAGTTCGACCCAGACTTGGAGCTCCATCTTGGGCCTGAGGATGGATGGTCGCTCCCCTCTCCCTGTAGTAACCTGGAGGTGGTGGAGACTCAGGATAAGAGCAGGACCCTCCCTAGCAGGATGACCATCTCCTGTCTGGCTGAACTGGACAAAAAGAAACCCAAGGTACAGTaggcccctgtctctctctctctctctctctctctctctctctctctctgtctctgtctctgtctctgtctctgtctctgtctctgtctctgtctctgtctctgtctctctctctgtctctctctctgtctctctctctgtctctctcgctctctctctgtctctctctctctctctcactctctctcactctctctcactctctctctctctctctctctctctctctctctgtctctctctctgtctctctctctgtctctgtgtactctcccactgtgtactctctgtttagggccaaataccattctagtttgctctgtttttttgtttgttctttccaatgtgtcaagtaattctctttttgttttctcatgatttggttgggtctaattgtgttgttgttgttgttgttgttgttgtcctggggctgtgtggggtctgtttgtgtttgtgaacagagccccaggaccagcttacttaggggactcttctccaagttaatctctctgtaggtgatggctttgttatggaaggtttgggaatcgcttccttttaagtggttatagaatttaacggctcttttctggattttgataattagcgggtattggcctaattctgctctgcatgcattatttggtgttttacgttgtacacggaggatgtttttgcagaattctacatgcagagtctcaatttggtgtttgtcccatttagtgaattcttggttggtgagcggaccccagacctcacaaccataaatggcaatgggttctataactgattcaagtatttttagccagatcctagatctctctcgctctcgctctcgctctcgctctcgctctctctcgctctctctctctctctcccccccatcagtggggagcatggccttatttctattacagcatattggatgactctcattcatattccattcacccagttcaaaataacagcgataggtttaggctactgcaTGATACTCTAACTTTCCCTATAccaatcatgaggttgctacaacctagcctatgaatgaaagtttacaacataggtgcacacaggtcgagagacaaatttgaggtgacagacagtgacacattgacagacagtgacattgaatacctccttgcacactcttgcctgtatctagctgatatagggtgtaatcattagtccaacagttacaaactacagtttctattggacaaatgcaggtatgtttatccccgttttgttccgtttgttCCCTTTCAAGAAACGCTTATCAACaaaatcggtggaatgaatacacccctgatgacgcgtaaacacagttcactttcatagcagccacgttgtattccttctcgcgctctcctcctctctcctccgctctcctcctcctcacctcttccGTTCGCTTGCGGACTTctatgcacaacacatcagctgtatgtgaccaggctaaaaaacctttccaagccaaaccatgtcataacctttccaagccaaaccgctataCACAGCCTACTtaattgtcaccatattagctaaagtaacatcatagtcagcatagctaatagaattaacgcgttagtaaacccgctacaatcatgcagtaacgttacagtgtacagtcagtaagcagttacaccggcgggccctggtggcaataaattagtaatatcaaaatcttaccttgacttggaagagttccagtgttgggttggatagtcatagccagctagctaacatagcatccttctgtttgagcagggtgtttcaataggctaaactagctagctgcatttgttGCTAAGTCAGTGAAACTTCAAGTGAAAAAAAaatcacaatctctctctctccctctatttctctcttgcttctccttcatttttgaatgaatgaatttgttcaaaactgttcaactattgtctttctctctctttgagtcaactactcatcacgttttatacactgcagtgctagctagctgtagcttatgctttccgTACTAGATGAATTCTCTAATcgtttgattgggtggacaacatgtcagttcatgctataagaactctgataggttggaggacgtcctccggaagttgtcataattactgtgtaagtctatggaatggGGTGTCAatgtcaatgtacccagaggaggacggatttggtgacgtgattatatttagtgtGGATTTATCTAAAAGggataacttttttaaatgttttaccatttaAATTTTTATGAaaatcactgaggaggatggtcctcccattccacatctgaggagcctccactgctctcATATACTCTATATTATCTGTATGGACTTTGACTACTTCCTGCTACAAACCAAATTGTCCTTTAGTTATCATGTAGACAATCCACTACTACTGAATCTCTCCTCAAGGTTCCTCCGCCAGTTCCCAAGAAGCCCTGCATTCTCCTTCTTCCCTCCAACTCCACCACGGTTCATTTCAACGGTACCACCGACAGCCCGGTCGCTCTCCGCTCTCCTGTTGGAGCATTCCCACCTGAGGATATTCCCGGTAAAGAGGAAAACCACCTGGGAACAGATGAGCAGAGCTCAATGGAGTCTTCATTACAGTCTTCATTGCAGGATTGTTCTCTTACAGACCTGGAGGGGAGGATAGGGACAGGTATGTGTATAATGTTATGACAGGGAATTCATTAATGAAAATTAATTTAGCTGGAATTCAGATCCTGTCAGAATAAGCGAACGTGTTACAGTTCAAAACTACTGTTTCTGATTCTCTTCAGTTGTTAGTTGATGTGTAAGTGGTTACCATAGCAATTAAAAAAACATAACTTACCAATTTAGATCAATTGTTAATTGTTTTCTTCATTTATTGATTGATAGTCATTGATAGAAATGTTTGTTGTCGTAGAGAGAAACTGACCAATCCTATTGTCTCCAGGTGATGATGCGGTGGAGGAGAGTGTTGAGCAGAATAGTTTGGACATTAGTGGCAAGACGGAACTCCACATCACCGAGGAAACGGATGATGATGTCGGTGgacacacacccaacaca
This DNA window, taken from Coregonus clupeaformis isolate EN_2021a unplaced genomic scaffold, ASM2061545v1 scaf2435, whole genome shotgun sequence, encodes the following:
- the LOC123488736 gene encoding uncharacterized protein LOC123488736, whose amino-acid sequence is MEKLEVFRTRSATTNLDAESKRSAAAALTAAHFRSPWQQSVNVFGSWSRPDCVQELHQEAQLNLQSLLQDFEEQLYDTKLTGQTFRHPTVSSQSSDDTSTTLCCSPISLNNKRPEFIFLPASKGQVCEEDETSSVGINRGVDPSPSPSPCGSDRPLVGWSSTSLGPPVAEKPRWHLGRRTPAHLLPLDVTVLGVDLLQGSCSPSLSLGCGVTGQPRSLEPVSDTPVQHLPLRKTHSDLDPSLSLPQSPQTPPPSLGTMEHTAALLCSNSPSQSWNGPKGSTFSPGVWSEAYSYNLAPNPLGKGPVTMPKTVGMVERVRVQGEGLMCPSQTSLELSGSSGSQSHSSSFTSISEPSGHRHPGTIVMMMGRWSETEGAAASPTGEQTGSETEGAAASPTGEQTGSETEGAAASPTGEQTGSETEGAAASAHGEQTGSETEGVAASPTGEQTGSETEGVAASPTGEQTGSETEGAAASPTGEQTGSDTEGVAASPTGEQTGSETEGVAASPTGEQTGQRQREWRLVPRGTDGVRDRGSGG
- the LOC121554140 gene encoding NHS-like protein 2; protein product: MYGVTGVTGAGNGTNGGVLTEMHSHHHYQPRGERGESYALLYPSGSSEDGNASIDNVSVTDSNFLPDGRLRLRSRSISLKKSKHKPPPPVRSVSLMKNLGDAEGRVHGRDRGHYRDGRPKSLHIPREHFQDFQPDFLLPSSSCLSKHDLEEPELGYGGMDGPPGLEVQGPDTTELSSQAHWQLGEWKSSDPYQSWSGSSTATGTTVIDCIKVRGSSDSLLDSPSTSRASSPSLLSIEAESTKASSPFKPPGLMSPSSGYSSQSETPTPITPSNQVAGTPTGPASSFGCKMRPKIPERKSSLPATSPRDPAARSRLSFEMPVNAHLDLSSIKPKQKASRRHSDTSTAAKPGKLSPGSQSALPVVTTNELRNIRLRSVSRTDLEDFPDGASDDIIEEEQGHDLSPPPVTPGVNPLDHLVASKPKPPVAVKPPLPKRPLNLLLKSPSSSPVTSDSPPASPIDPPQSMPNPSIYMVVGRKPKLKKALPHTPTSPCGPLDQPPTFPLHHPQGLYNLPSFPHIQSLYDLPPLPLPQPLLEDPAMEPEFDPDLELHLGPEDGWSLPSPCSNLEVVETQDKSRTLPSRMTISCLAELDKKKPKVPPPVPKKPCILLLPSNSTTVHFNGTTDSPVALRSPVGAFPPEDIPGKEENHLGTDEQSSMESSLQSSLQDCSLTDLEGRIGTGDDAVEESVEQNSLDISGKTELHITEETDDDVGGHTPNTHNMEDLFTKIHRSKRKVLGRKEPGDSFGSRQSLVSPVKHSTSGGDLRTLTLGSTPRSSSRNDNFMALLQKKGSKSSRGGTRLSAMELLKSTNPLARRVTEFSTSSDGGGDTTTGNNGTRPPQDQ